A single genomic interval of Fibrobacter sp. UWB13 harbors:
- the panC gene encoding pantoate--beta-alanine ligase, whose product MQIIKSIDSLRQTLAPLAKEGKRIGLVPTMGALHEGHGALIKASVSECDVTVVSVFLNPIQFGKNEDLDKYPKRLEADAKLAESIGADYVFAPSVAEMYPDGDPMTLVRDEQLEGMYCGAYRPGHFRGVLTVVSKLFLISGANDAYFGEKDYQQVFLIEKMVKDLNFNIKIHRVKIVREESGLARSSRNEYLTEEERAQALGIYNGLKAAKVAYEAGERSVTKIRDIVVKSIVAARGIVQYVEVANQKNLQKCNGALAAEDKVVILAAAFFGKTRLIDNMELN is encoded by the coding sequence ATGCAGATAATTAAGTCTATCGATTCCCTACGTCAAACGCTTGCTCCTCTTGCAAAGGAAGGGAAAAGAATCGGTCTCGTTCCAACGATGGGTGCGCTCCATGAAGGTCATGGCGCTCTTATCAAGGCATCCGTGAGCGAGTGCGATGTGACTGTTGTAAGTGTATTTTTGAACCCAATCCAGTTCGGTAAAAACGAAGACTTGGACAAGTATCCGAAACGTTTAGAAGCTGATGCTAAGCTTGCCGAATCTATCGGTGCAGATTACGTTTTTGCTCCGTCTGTTGCTGAAATGTACCCCGATGGCGACCCGATGACGCTTGTTCGTGATGAACAGCTCGAAGGCATGTATTGCGGTGCTTACCGTCCGGGACATTTCCGTGGTGTCTTGACGGTTGTCTCTAAGCTTTTCCTCATTTCTGGTGCAAATGACGCTTACTTTGGCGAGAAGGATTACCAGCAGGTGTTCTTGATCGAAAAAATGGTGAAGGACTTGAACTTCAACATCAAGATTCATCGTGTGAAGATCGTGCGTGAAGAAAGCGGGCTTGCCCGTTCTAGCCGTAACGAATACTTGACGGAAGAAGAACGCGCTCAGGCTCTCGGCATTTACAACGGCTTGAAGGCTGCTAAGGTTGCCTACGAAGCTGGCGAACGCAGCGTTACGAAGATTCGCGATATCGTCGTGAAGTCTATTGTCGCTGCCCGTGGCATTGTGCAGTATGTGGAAGTGGCTAACCAGAAGAACTTGCAGAAGTGCAATGGCGCTCTCGCTGCAGAAGACAAGGTTGTGATTCTCGCCGCCGCCT
- a CDS encoding deoxynucleoside kinase, whose protein sequence is MLLDKKIHFMAIEGVIGVGKTSLAKAICERWNAMFIEENFAENPFLPKFYENRSAYAFQTQLFFLLDRFKQLQNSALQSDLFHDLLVSDYTFDKDRIFASQNLTENELAMYDQVSNALNHDIRKPDYVVYLQASVSTLLQRIRGRGRAMEKTIDGNYLSDLQDRYDHHFWHYTDAPVLIINTDNIDFVHNESHLQMVLNAIASCPSQTTYFVPEGN, encoded by the coding sequence ATGCTTTTGGACAAGAAAATTCATTTTATGGCGATTGAAGGTGTAATTGGTGTCGGAAAGACTTCACTTGCCAAAGCCATTTGTGAACGTTGGAACGCCATGTTCATCGAAGAAAACTTTGCCGAAAACCCGTTCCTCCCGAAGTTTTATGAAAACCGCTCGGCATACGCTTTCCAGACACAGCTTTTCTTTTTGCTCGACCGTTTTAAGCAACTCCAGAATTCCGCTTTGCAGAGTGATTTATTCCACGATTTGCTGGTGAGCGATTACACGTTTGACAAAGACCGCATCTTTGCCTCGCAGAACCTCACCGAAAACGAACTTGCCATGTACGACCAGGTGTCGAACGCCTTGAACCACGATATCCGCAAGCCGGATTACGTTGTCTATTTACAGGCGAGCGTCTCGACGCTTTTACAACGCATCAGGGGTCGTGGTCGCGCGATGGAAAAGACCATTGACGGTAACTACCTGAGCGATTTGCAGGACCGTTATGACCATCATTTTTGGCATTACACGGATGCTCCTGTGCTGATTATTAATACGGATAATATCGATTTTGTCCATAACGAAAGCCATTTGCAGATGGTATTGAACGCGATTGCGTCCTGCCCAAGTCAAACGACTTATTTTGTTCCAGAAGGTAACTAA
- the folK gene encoding 2-amino-4-hydroxy-6-hydroxymethyldihydropteridine diphosphokinase, translating into MDSLNRVYIALGSNLPDRSAHLKAGRDMLRRISAGGWVESPIYETPPVGPAGQGPYFNQVVSFWYDGDPVKLLYYLKGSELILGRKDRGHWNSREVDLDLLFFGREVCSGRPNIPHLQIYNRQFVLVPLCDIAPDWVDPKTNKTVKDLLTELLEKEEKIPFRVIEGEEP; encoded by the coding sequence GTGGATTCCTTAAATAGAGTATATATAGCACTCGGAAGCAATCTTCCTGACCGCTCGGCTCACTTGAAAGCCGGGAGAGATATGCTTCGCCGTATAAGCGCAGGTGGCTGGGTTGAAAGCCCGATTTATGAGACGCCTCCTGTTGGACCGGCGGGTCAGGGTCCTTATTTTAACCAGGTGGTGAGCTTCTGGTACGATGGCGATCCCGTAAAGTTACTCTATTATTTGAAGGGCTCCGAGCTTATTCTTGGGCGTAAGGACCGTGGACATTGGAATTCTAGGGAGGTCGACCTGGATTTGCTGTTCTTCGGTCGCGAAGTGTGTTCTGGACGCCCGAATATTCCGCATTTGCAGATTTATAACCGTCAGTTTGTGCTGGTGCCGCTGTGCGACATTGCGCCGGACTGGGTGGACCCGAAGACGAACAAGACCGTGAAGGACTTGCTAACGGAATTGCTTGAAAAAGAAGAAAAGATTCCGTTCCGCGTCATTGAAGGGGAGGAACCCTGA
- the rho gene encoding transcription termination factor Rho — protein sequence MTDLVYPESTGIPVPEYLGTVDKLPDNTEEVPQPKRRGRKPNPKTKARKGPALEQNVQAETEPEFQEKKQPVDGIAAAEKRLAEQYGVANIDAITEPIYTGEQNYKPAESTEENAFVSENTSEAVIPQNGDMAQAQAENQGEVATDHNADPNAQQQGEAQAQNGEGQDDRRFNNQNGKFNKFNKNNKFNKNNRNNRNFQQQEEFVDDSATLPAPGSEAILKAKENWLKFRKLSMSELQELAVQKEVDFRRMRKQSLNYILQSLENEGNIIYTEGVLEVTPQGHGFLRMPDQNYQTSTDDVYVSQNLIRKFNLKIGDTIEGLVRTPREQDKYFSMRRIDRVNFEEPDKMRRRVAFEYLTPIHPEEKIHLEWNETEFSTRIMDVFSPIGKGQRSIILAPPRTGKTVLLQNITRAIAKNHPEIILITLLIDERPEEVTEMRDIITDIKEKAAEKGIEIKAEVVASTFDEPPEHHTRVANMVLEKAKRLVESQKDVVILLDSITRFARANNVVIPHSGKILSGGVDANAMQFPKKFFGAARKIQDKIRTIKNEDGSISEEVQKNGSLTIIGTALIETGSRMDEVIFEEFKGTGNMELVLDRRIAEKRIWPAIDVFKSGTRKEERLLTMLEQNAAWNFRRGSQNETETGIMENLLKLLNKFKTNSELMSALSKPKD from the coding sequence TTGACAGATCTCGTTTACCCCGAAAGCACAGGCATCCCTGTTCCCGAATATTTAGGAACGGTTGACAAACTGCCGGACAATACCGAAGAAGTTCCTCAACCTAAACGCCGAGGCAGAAAACCAAATCCTAAGACGAAGGCACGCAAAGGACCTGCATTAGAACAGAACGTCCAAGCCGAAACCGAACCAGAATTTCAAGAAAAGAAACAGCCGGTCGATGGTATAGCAGCTGCTGAAAAGCGCCTCGCCGAGCAGTACGGTGTCGCAAACATCGATGCCATCACAGAACCGATTTACACCGGCGAACAGAACTACAAACCAGCCGAATCTACCGAAGAAAACGCATTCGTAAGCGAAAACACCAGCGAAGCCGTTATCCCGCAGAATGGCGATATGGCTCAAGCACAAGCAGAAAACCAAGGTGAAGTTGCCACCGATCACAATGCAGATCCGAACGCCCAGCAGCAAGGTGAAGCCCAAGCTCAGAACGGTGAAGGTCAAGATGACCGCCGCTTCAATAACCAGAACGGTAAATTCAACAAGTTCAATAAGAACAACAAGTTCAACAAGAACAACCGCAACAACCGCAATTTCCAGCAGCAAGAAGAATTTGTCGACGACTCTGCAACGCTCCCGGCACCGGGTTCCGAAGCTATTTTAAAGGCAAAGGAAAACTGGCTCAAGTTCCGCAAGCTCTCCATGAGCGAACTCCAGGAACTCGCCGTGCAGAAGGAAGTGGACTTCCGCAGAATGAGGAAGCAGTCCCTCAACTACATTTTGCAGAGCCTCGAAAATGAAGGCAATATAATTTATACGGAAGGCGTTCTCGAAGTCACGCCACAGGGTCACGGGTTCCTCCGCATGCCGGATCAGAACTACCAGACAAGCACCGACGACGTTTACGTGAGCCAAAACCTTATCCGTAAATTCAATCTCAAGATTGGCGATACAATTGAAGGTCTCGTCCGCACGCCTCGCGAACAAGATAAGTACTTTTCCATGCGCCGCATCGACCGCGTGAACTTTGAAGAACCGGACAAGATGCGCCGCCGTGTGGCATTCGAATATTTAACGCCAATCCACCCGGAAGAAAAGATCCACCTCGAATGGAACGAAACGGAATTCAGCACCCGCATCATGGACGTTTTCTCCCCGATCGGTAAGGGTCAGCGCAGTATCATCCTCGCCCCTCCGCGTACCGGTAAGACCGTTCTCTTGCAGAACATAACCCGCGCTATTGCGAAGAACCATCCTGAAATCATCCTGATTACACTCCTCATCGACGAACGTCCGGAAGAAGTCACGGAAATGCGCGACATCATCACAGACATTAAGGAAAAGGCTGCTGAAAAAGGGATCGAAATCAAGGCTGAAGTTGTTGCATCGACGTTCGACGAACCGCCTGAGCACCACACCCGCGTCGCCAACATGGTTTTGGAAAAGGCAAAGCGCCTCGTCGAAAGCCAGAAGGACGTTGTGATCTTGCTCGACTCCATCACGCGTTTCGCCCGTGCAAACAACGTTGTCATCCCGCACTCCGGCAAGATTTTGTCTGGCGGTGTGGACGCTAACGCCATGCAGTTCCCGAAGAAGTTCTTCGGTGCCGCCCGTAAGATTCAGGACAAGATTCGTACCATCAAGAACGAAGACGGCTCGATTAGCGAAGAAGTCCAGAAGAACGGTTCCCTTACCATCATCGGTACAGCCCTTATTGAAACCGGCAGCCGTATGGACGAAGTGATCTTCGAAGAATTCAAGGGCACCGGCAACATGGAACTCGTGCTTGACCGCCGCATCGCCGAAAAGCGCATTTGGCCCGCCATTGACGTGTTTAAGTCCGGCACCCGTAAGGAAGAACGTTTGCTTACGATGCTTGAACAGAATGCCGCCTGGAACTTCAGACGCGGTAGCCAGAACGAGACGGAAACGGGCATCATGGAGAACCTGCTCAAGCTTTTGAACAAGTTTAAGACAAACTCTGAGCTTATGAGCGCTCTTTCTAAACCCAAAGACTAA